The region GGCCCGGCCCGGCTGACCCGGGCACTGCTCTCGCAGATGCGGGAGCGCGGCAGCGGATCGATCGTGAACATCAGCAGTTTCGGCGGACAGCTGTCCTTCGCCGGGTTCTCCGCGTACAGCGCGACCAAGGCCGCACTGGAGCAGCTTTCCGAGGGCCTGGCCGACGAAGTGGCACCGTTCGGCATCAAGGTGCTGATCGTGGAGCCCGGCGCGTTCCGCACCAACCTCTTCGGCAAGGACGCGGCCCACTTCTCCCAGCAGCACCCCGCCTACACGGAGAAAGTCGGCGCCACCCGGAAGCTGTTGCAGGACGGCGACGGCACCCAGCCCGGGGACCCGGCGAAAGCAGCGGCGGCGATCCGGCTGGCCCTGGACGCCCAGAACACCCCGCTGCGGCTCGCCCTCGGCAGCGACGCGGTCGACTCCCTCGTCGGACACCTGGACTCGGTACGGGCCGAACTCGCCACCTGGGAGAACATCTCCCGAGGAACGGACTTCGGCACACAGTGACAGTCCAGCGCGACGCGGGCGACGGGAATCCCCCGGAATCCACCAGGGCCACCCCTCCCCTGACTCGATCACCCCCCAAGCCAGTGGGAAAGCCCGGCGAGACCCACGCCGGTGAGGGACCGCGGCCGCCCGCCCGATCAGTGTCCAGACCACGCCGACCCCTCAAGAGCGCCTCCCGCGCCACCCACGCGACGCGACGCGCACACCCCGGACCGGCCACCGCACCCCCTGCAGCTGACCGGTTGCCGCCGAACACGCCACCCCGATCACCACAGACCCAGGCTGAGGCCCTCTCCCCGGCGGGCTGCCGGACGAATCCGCACGCCTCGCATGGGCGGCATCCAATGAGAACAGGCCCGGGAAATCGGCCGAGCGACCCTGCCCGCTCGGCCGACCACCTCGGCGGCGAGACGGCCACTGAGGAATGCGGCCACAAGGACTCGCCCGCACAGACAGCCGGCTGACACGCACCTACCGCTACGCCGGGCGGCCATGTTCCCGCCGCCCGGCATTCGCTCACTCCCACCGCCCCAAGGTGCCCCCGCCACCAGCTGGCCTGTCAGCGCTCGCCCCTGACCTCCCATCTCGACGGCAACACCTTCAAGAAGATCTCAGGAGTGCCTGATCTGCTCACGTCCTCCTCTGCCTCCGGGCCGCGGCCGATACGCCGCAGACGGCCCGGGGGGATCCACCATGGTGCTCGCTGCCGCCCTGCTGGGCTTCCTCCTCATCTGGCTGGACGCGTTGATCCGCACCGTCGCGCTGCCCGGCATCGACCGCAGCCTCGGCCGCGGCATGTCCGGCCCGCAGTGGGTCGTGGACGGATACACGCCGATCTCCGCCGTCCTGATGATCTCCGCAGGTGCCCCCTCCGACCGCCTCGGGGCTCGGCAGGGCGTACGGCGGCGGCCTGGTGCGCTTCGCGCCGGCCCCGGCCGCGTGCGGGCTCGCACCCGGGCTCGGCATGCTGGTGGTGGCACGACTGGGCGCAGCGCGACCGCACGCGAGCTCGTCGCTTCAGCTGCACCCGCCCGCTCGGCAAAGACGACCCCACGTACCTCTGCGGCCTGGCAGTATGCCGATCATGTCGCGGCGCCGGTGGCTCTTCTCCTCCGTCTCGGTCCTCCTCGCGCTCGGTGGGGCGTTTCTCTGGCCCCAGCCCACTGGGAGCACCGTCCTGTGGCATGACGACACACACCGTCCGAGAACGCTGGCGCGCCCTGGTCACCACCCGCCAGAACCACCTACGTGGCACCCGGTAGACGACACGGACACCGCCACATTGAGGTGGAGGTCAACCGCAGCAAACCAGAGACTACTTGGCAACCATTCGCGCAGGTCGGGCGTAGTCGACAGGCCGGAGGCCCACACGAGTTGAAACACCGACACTACCGCGCCGAGCGCCGCGAACACCGACAGCAGGAAGCCGAGCGCCGTCCTGAGCGGCACCCGTATCGAGCGGAACACCAGCATCAACAGAATGAAGGCCAAGCCGACCACGAGCGCCAGGTAGGGCAGCATCGCATCGTTGGGAACCTGCGAGAAGCCGGTGTTGATGGCCGTGGTGCCGGACAGGCAGATCTGCGCACTCGTCTCCCCAGGCCGGCCGCCTGCCGGTGCACGGATGTCGTGCACCGTCTCGGGTCGTCGCCGCGATGGCTCCGGTTCGACGGTGCGGGGTATGTACCGGAGAAATTCCAGGCCGGTGAGCGCGGAATGCGGCGGAGCAGCGGAGTTCAACGTTCAACAGGCCCGGTCGGCCTACTTCTTGAGGGGCTCAATCCCGAGGAGGGCTGCCGTCTTGTCGTAGACGCGGAGGGCGAGCGCCTCGTCCTGGGCCGGGCGCGAGGGCATGTCCGCCTTGGACTGGGTGAAGTAGCCGCCGCTGGGCTGCGGCGCCGGCAGGGCGCCAGCGAGCCATACCGGGGTCTTCACGCCCTCCTCGACCGGGATGGCGAACGGTTTGAACAGCGGCGCGGTCAGCCGCATCAGGCCACCGGCATTGCTGTTGATCGCGGTGCCCTTCACCATCCCCGGGTTGGCGCTGTAGATGTACATTCCGTCCGGCAGGCGGCGGGCCAGCTCGCGGGCGGCCAGCAGGCTGACCAGCTTGCTGGTGGCGTAGACGTTCGGCTGGTTGTAGAAACGGTTGCCCCACGAAGTCCCGGCCACGTCCGGGTCGTTGGCGTCGAGCCTGCCGCGCTTCTCCACAAACGAGGACATGTTGATGATCCGCGCTCCGTCGGTGAGCGCCCCTTCGGCCAGCAGGGCGTGCGTGAGGAGGAACGGGGCGTGGTGGTTGATGGCGTAGGTGCGCTCGACACCGTCCGCGGTCTGCCGGTACCCGGGGAAGGCCGCGCCCGCATTGTTGATGAGGACATCCACAGGGACGCCGTCGGCCGCCAGCTTCGCGGCCAGGAAGCGGACCTGCGACCACTGCTCCAAGTCGGCCGTGTAGGTCTTGGGCGGCGCGGCGTTGCCGCCGGCGGGGGCCAAGGCCGCCAGGCTGTCGGCCGCGGCACGGGTGCGTGCCTCGTCCCGGCCGACGAGCACGACGCTCTGGCCCAGCCTGACCAGGCGGCGTGCCGTCTCCAGGCCCAGGCCCGAACCGCCGCCGGTGATGACCGTGGTCGTGCTGTTCATTGCCGCTCCTTGTCCGGGTGCTCCGTCACTGGGTGGCCTCGCCGGCCGATGCCGCGCCGTCGACGACTTCGCGCAGCAGCGCGTGCAGGCGCAGCCGGCTCTCTCGGTCGAGGCGGGCGAACGGTGAGTGCTCGAGGGTGTGCTCCACGACGCGGTCGCGCAGGTCACATCCCTCAGGGGTGAGCTGAATGAACTTTGCGCGCCGGTCACCGGGGTGAGGGACGCGGCGCACCAGACCCCGCTTCTCCAGCCGGTCGATCATCGACGTGGCAGTCGACGCGTCACACTGCAGCCGATCAGCCAGACGGCGGGCGGTCGTCTCCTCCTCCCGGCTCAGCCGCCACAGCACATCAGTCTGAGTGTCGGTCAGACCCGCCTCGCGGGCCAGATCCTTCAACTCACCGTGCACCTGGGTACGGACCGCGAAGAGGTAATCGATCAACTGTTCACTGAGCCGGGCATCATCCACAACAACCAAAGTACATGGAAATTCCAATAATTGGAACTCCCATGCATACTCGGCCGACCCCGCCCACAGGAGCACGTACCCGCCCCCGCTTCCCAGCGGCACAAACCCACACCCGCCCGAAGAGTCGTTCTTGCCTGACGTGCCGGGACGGTCCGGCAACCCGCAGCTCCAGGCCGACCCACCTGAAAGTCACTCGCCGCAAGGTGACGCAGATGAGGACCGGAACAACCCGCCAGGTGTTGTCATCGACAAACCATGCGGCGAGCAAGTCGGCCACCGCCCTGCCGTAGTCCCGACGCCTCGACACCTCCGCGCCACAGCCCAGGACCGACCCCGGTGTGCCTATTGATCAGAAACTCATGGGGTTCACTCGTCGATGATGTAGCGGACGTGCGGGGCTTTGAAGTAGCCGGTGATGACATGGGGCTGGCGTTGTCGGCGGTGGAAGAACCTGCGGGTTTCGCTGGCGAGTTCGGTCTGGTTCCTGGCCCGGTGGCTGTGGGGAAGGCTGCGCTTGAGGTCGGCGTTGACCAGCTCGTCCGGGTTCAGCTCGGGTGAGTACGAGGGCAGGAAGTGCAGCTCGATCTTCTCCTCGTGGTCGGCGAGCCAGGCCCGGACGGCCTTCGAACGGTGGGCCGAGTGCCGGTCGACGATCAGGTGGACCTTCCGGCCGAAGTGCCCGACGAGCCTGGCGAGGAAGCGGCACATGACCGTCGCGTCGAACGACTCGGTGAAGACCATGAAGTGCATCCGGCCCTTGGTGCTGATCGCGGACATCGCGTTCACGGAGAACCGGTTCCCGGTTCGGCGGACCACCGGAGTCTGCCCCTTGACGCCCCAGGTACGGCCGGTGACCTGGTCCGAGCGGATCCCGACCTGGTCAGCGAACAGGATCTCGCCCCTCTCGGCCTTCGCCCGGGCCCGGATCGCCGGCCAGGTCTCCTCCTGCCAGGTCCGGACCCCTTCCGCATCCTGCTCGATGGCTCGCTTGTCCGGTCGCTGGAAGGTCAGCCCCCAGCGCTTGAGGTACTTGCCCACCCCGGGCTCGGTGAAGCGGACCCCGTACAGTTTGAAGATCAGTCGGCCTATCTGGCCCCGCGTCCACAGCTGACCGGAAAGCCCCAGGCCGGAGGGAGTGTGATCGAGGACAGCCTGCCGCACGGCGGCCTGCTCGGCCTCGGACAGGACCTGATGCTCACCCGCACAACGGCCTCGAGGACGCGACAGCAGCGCGTCCCGTCCGCCGGCCCGCCACCTCGCCCACCAGTTGTCCACCGCCCTGACCGACACCTTGAACAAGGCGGCAACCTCTACCCGGTCCCGGCCCTCCACCAGCGCGGATACCGCCAGCAACCGCACGGCCTCTTGCGCGTCCGGCGACCAGGTCCGCGCGTCCCCCACCAGATCACTCACACACCGTCAACGAGCCCGAACCCAAAGCGTTTCGGATCAATAGTAGATCTTCAGGCCTTCCCAGAGGAGCACCTTGTATACCGGTTCGTAAAAGCTGGAACGGTCCGCTTGGGGGTCGGAATCCCCGCAGGGCTCATCGACATAACTGCCGCCCGACAGGATGCCCAGAGCGGTCTCGTCGCTGAAGAGGGGTCCTCCGCTGTCACCATGCACCGAGCAGTTACTCACCTCGATCATGTGCCGGAGCGTGATGCCGTCGGTGTAGGTGACCGTCACGTCCGTCGCCAGCACCATGCCCACCAGGTCCTGGCTCATGGTCCCCACGCGCTTCACCTTCTCCCCCTCGAACGCAGAGGCGGAACGCGAGATCTGCCCTTCCGAGCCGTCCTTGTACTGGATCGTCCCGTACGGCGTGACGTTGCTGTTGGAGTACCCCACCACCCCGTAGTCGGACTGATCCGTGCCGTTCCCGAAGACCCAGTCGGTGGCCCTTCCGAGGGGAATGTCCCCGGTCCTGCGATGCCAGGTGACAGCGCCGTCCTCCATGCAATGGCCAGCGGTGAGCATGTACTTCTTGCCGCTGGCGTTCTGCACGTTGAACCCGGCGGTGCAAGTGGTGATCCAGCCCGACCCGCCCGAGGTGCATTCCGATGTGATGCCCAGGCCGCCGCGCATGGCATAGGCGGTCGATTCGATCTTGCTAGAGTGTTCGGTTATGTCGACCGCGTCTCCGTATCCGGAAACTGCCTTCTCGATTCGAGACCTGTCGGCGTCAGAAACCCCGTCGTAGATCTGTACGTTCACCCGGTTGCTGGTCTGGTCGATGCTCCAGGCAGTGTTGGGTACCCCTTCCAGTTGATCCAGTTTTGCCTTGGCAGAGCTGAGCTCAGTCGTGCTGTGCAGGACGACCTCCGCTACCGCCCCAGCGCTTTGCACGGTTTCTGCCGCGGCCTGATCGGTGACGGCGACAACGAGTCGTTCGTTCCGGTAGTAGATGCCGGCTGTGCGCTTGTTGCCCAGCTGATCGACAATCGCTGCCGCCTTGGCAGGATCGGTGAGTGGTGCCGGCGCTGCTTGGGCGGCGGTCAGGGTGGTGAGAGTGAGTAATCCGCCGACCACCGCCGCGACTATCCCCCGATACGCGTGATGACGTCTTCGCACGTATGCCCCTCATATTTCCGAAGTCGAAGTGCATTCCTGTTGATCGACGCGCTCCGGGCGAGGCTGGCACAGAAGATTAATAGTCGGTGAATTGGATACGAAAGTTCCGCTTACTGATGGCATGTTGGCCTGAATTTAGCGAGTTCGGCCGAAAAACCCCATCAGTAAAATGCGGAGTCGCCGCTGCACAGAAGCGAGCCAGAACCGAAACTCAACGACAAACGCTGCTGCCGAACGTGAATGAAGCCACTCTGGAGGCCGCTGCGGGCGAGCACGGTGAGGCGATGCGGCCCCAGACGGCGATCAGAGCCCGCTGGGACAGGCCGTACTGGCGGGTGCTCGGGCAGCGGCGCGGTGCGGCCCGAGCACTCTGGGACGTGCGGGTCAGCCGCCCTGGCCGATGCCCCCGATCGGGCCGACCTTCACCGGGGAGCCGGCGCCGTCCGTCACGGGCAGCGTGCCGCCGCCCGGCCAGTCGAGGGTGACCGACTTCGTCTCGTTCGGCGGAGTCACCACCAGCCCCGTGACGCGGACGCCGGAGCCGCCCGACTCGTTGATCGGGTAGTGACGCCGAAGTACGTCGACTCCCCGTCCTTGAGAACGTGCGGGTCGGCCGGCTCACCACTGCGCTTCGCGGACAGCGCCCCCTCGCTGGTCTTCAGATCGACGCCCGCGAACCCGGAGACCGTGCAGTCCCGGCCGCCACCGTTCTTCAGCGTCACCGCGACGGTGCCCTCGCCGTCGCCGTCGATGGTGCGGTCCGCCGCCGTGACCTCCAGCTCGTCGGTGCGGCACTTGCCGACCTTGCCGTTCTCGTCGGAGCCGGTCCCGGCGGCCGTGCCCTGCCCGCCGGAGTCCTTCCCGCCGCCCTGATCCGAACCGCCCGAGCCCGAACCGCCGCCCGAGGAACTCGCACTCGACGCGGACGACGAACGCGCCCACAACGGACCGCCCCCGATGGACCCGCTGATCCCGCGCCACTCGGCGCTCCCAGGCACCCAGTACGTACGCCAACCCCCCGGCACGCTTCCGTCATCGCGCGGGCCCGCGCAGCGGTCAGCAGCGGCCTCGTCGGTCGGGCGACCTCGTCATGGTCCTCGTCCTGCTCGCCCCTGTCGCCATGGTCCTGCGCGGCCGCGGGCCGGACCAAGGCGTGCGTGAGGCTCTGTCTCAGCCTCACAGACCACTGCGTCCACCTGGTCCCAGACCCGCCGCCAGACAGCTTGTGTCCTGACGCGGGACAGACTCCGCTATGCCCGGGCGAGTTCGCGCACTGTTGCCATGTCGCTGAAGGGGAGCAGTTTTTCACCGACGATCTGGTGCGGCTCGCTGCCTTTGCCGGCGATCAGAACGATGTCGTCCGGGCCCGCGGCCGACAGGGCGAAGGCGATCGCGCGACGGCGGTCGGTGAACCGTTCGAACGGTGTGCCGGTTGCCGTGAGACCTGGGGTGATCTGGTCCAGGATCGCCTCGGGGTCTTCGTTGCGGGGGTTGTCGGAGGTGAGGATGCACAGGTCGGAGTGGGTCCCGGCGATCTCGCCCATTTCGGCCCGCTTGGTGGTGTCACGGTCCCCGCCACAGCCGAAGACGGTGATGACACGGCCGGGGGCGAAGCCCCGGATGGTGGTCAGGACCTTGTCCAGGGAGTCCGGTGAGTGGGCGTAGTCCACGATCACCGATGTGCCGCGCGGGGTCCGAAAGCGTTCGAACCGGCCCGGGACCGGGGGCATCCGGTCGAGCGCGGCGACCAAGCCGCCCAGGTCGTGCCCCAGGGCGTGGCAGGCCGCCACGGTGGCCAGCGCGTTGGCCACCGAGTACCGGCCCGGTACGGGAATCGCCGCCGGATACTTGCGGCCGTCATGGTGCAGGACGAACCGCGTGCCGGAAGCATCCACGGTGAGCTCGGTGGCCCGGTAGTCCGCCGCCTCGGTGTCGAGGCCGTAGGTGGTGACCGCGCCGGGCATCATCGCCTGGATCCCGGCGCCCACCGGATCGTCGGCGTTGACCACCGCGCGCCGGCACAGGCCCTGGAACAGGCGAAGTTTGGCGTCCCGGTAGTTCTCCATCGTTCCATGATCGTCCAAGTGATCCTGCGTCAGGTTGGTGAAGACCCCGACGTCGATGAACGCGCAGTCCACCCGGTGCGTCAGCAGAGCCATCGACGTGGCCTCCAGCACCACGCTGCCGGCCCCGCGGTCGCGCATGCAGCCCAGCAGGTACTGCAAGTCCGGCGACTCAGGCGTGGTCAGGACCGACCTCGGCATCAAGATCGGCTCGTCGCCGATCCGGCTGCCGGCCGTCCCGATGACCCCCACCGTCGCGCCCTCGGAGAGTCGCAACACTGACTCGACCATGTACGACACCGACGTCTTCCCGTTGGTGCCGGTGATCGCCACCATGTCCATCTGCCGCCCCGGCGCACCAAAATAGCGGGAGGCGACGACCGCGGCTGCCGTCCGGGTGTCCGGCACCGACACGGCGCACACGCCCGCCGCCGACATCGGAAGATCGGGTGCCCCGCCGTCGACGAGTACCGCCGCCGCACCGCGTGCAAGGGCCGGTCCGACAGAGCCGGGACCGCCTTCACCGTGCCCGGGCACCGCGATGAACAGCGAACCCGGCGTCACCCGGCCGACGTCGAAGGTCGTTCCCGCGGTAATCCACGTCGTCTCCGGGTCACCCTGGAGAATGTGGTGGTCGTGCCCGGCCAGCAGCTCGCTCAGCTTCACAATGATCCCTTCGAAGGTGGCGCGGCCCGGTCGCGCGGCCGTCGCCAGGCGGCAGCACCGACGGAGCGCCGGAAGCTGCGGTGATGACGTGGAGCAGGGGGCGGGGACATGCCCGATGAGAGCCGGACGCGACGGCTCAGCCCAGCAGGCGACGTCCTACGTGTTCTCGGAAGTGCAGCGAGCCAGGGCAGGGGCCGTGAGAATCGCTAGCCGTGGCCGTGCAGCGCGCTGCGGCCGGTCTGCGGCGCCCGGGCGTCAGCCGCGGTCGCCAAGCCGACGGCTGCCGGACCCGAAGCGGCCGGACACAGCGCACCGGTGGCCTGCTGCAGGCACTCCCTCACGGCACGTGTACGACCCATGGGCCGAGTGTACTTTCACTCGAGCGGCTCGAAACCCACCTCCGGGGCGCCGCCGGGCCGGTGGCCCGCTCGCCACCGTCTGACAGCCGTGGCCGCACCTCGACACCGGCGCCGAAATGCATGACATGCGTCCGGTCCTGACCCGCTTCCGGGCCCTGCACCCGTCCGTCGAACTCCGGTTCAGGGAGGTGTTCTTCAGCGATCCGTTCGGAGCCTTGCGGGCCGGTGAGGTCGATGCGGTGTCCACCTGGCTGCCGGTCCGCGAGCCGGACCTGACCGTCGGAGTGGTGCTGCGCGAGGAATCGCTCCACTTGGTGGTGGCCGCGGACCACCCACTCGCCCGGCAGGAGTCGGTGAGCCTGGAGGTGCTCGGTGACCACATCGTTCCGCGCCTGAACGGCCTTCTTCCCGCCTATTGGGAGAGCGCCGTCCTGCCGGCCCGCACACCGGCTGGACGCCCCGTCCGCCGCGGCCCGGCCGTCGCCACCTTCTACGAGATCCTTGCCCTCGTCGCGGCAGGCGACGCGGTGTGCACAGTCCCCGACGAGGGGCGGCGCTACAACGCGCAGACCGACGTGGTCTACCTCCCCCTCCACGATGCCCCGCCCGTCCAGTGGGCCCTGATCTGGCGCACGGACCGCGCGACCCCACTGGTACGTGCACTCGCCGAGGCGGCGACGGACTGCGGGGACGCAACTGGGCGGTAGAGACGGGATGTGCCGGCGTCGGTGTCGTGTCCCCTCGGTCCCCATCCCGGCGATCGGTCGCCCCGCCCGTGGTGCCTTCCGCGAGGGCCTGGTCAAATCGGTCCAGCGAGGCCCGGAGCTTGCTCTGGGGGCGGTAATGAACTCGCCGGCGTCCTGCGGCTGTCCCAGGGCGGCGTAGCGCACGTCCTGGTTGTCCTCGAAGTCCGTCCTCCGGGTTGCGCCACCGGTCGGCGCCCACCAGCCAGATCTCCCGGCGCCGCACCGCCGTCCCGAAGCGCCACCAGCACGCATAGCTAGTAGGGGATGCACTCGACGCGGCCCGTGTCGTCCAGCACCGCTGCCCGCCAGCGCCTTCTCGCTGCCGACCACCGGGAAGATCACCCGCCGCACGGTGCCGGACGGCTCGGACAACGCCGCCTCCGCGACCCCCAGCAGCATGCCCTCCTTGCCCCGGATCTTCTTCAGCTCTGCGTTCAGCTCCTTGTCGACCTTCCGCTCCGCGCGGGTGTTGATCTTCAGTACGAGCTGGATGAACAGGTCCACCAGCGAGTCGGTGATCTCCGTCTGCCGCACGTGGCACAGCGTGGCCACCAGCGTCGTGCTGAACGGCGAGCGGTGACGTCGCTGGGCCTGCCTGCTGACCAGCGCGATGGGTGAACGCGGACGCCGGCTCAGCCGGCCTTAGCGGGATCTTCGGCTCGGGCCCGGGTGCTGGCGAGGCGATAGGAGTCGGTGCCGGTCTCGATGATCGTGCCGTTGCACGTCAGGCGGTCGACGATGGCCGCGCAGAGGCGGGGGTCCGTGAACGGTTCG is a window of Streptomyces violaceusniger Tu 4113 DNA encoding:
- a CDS encoding oxidoreductase yields the protein MTENGKVWLVTGASSGFGRAIAEAAVAAGDTVVGTARRTEALADLVAAHPDRVEAIGLDMTDGGRIDVVAADVLARYGRVDVLVNNAGRTQVGAFEETTDRELRDLFELHVFGPARLTRALLSQMRERGSGSIVNISSFGGQLSFAGFSAYSATKAALEQLSEGLADEVAPFGIKVLIVEPGAFRTNLFGKDAAHFSQQHPAYTEKVGATRKLLQDGDGTQPGDPAKAAAAIRLALDAQNTPLRLALGSDAVDSLVGHLDSVRAELATWENISRGTDFGTQ
- a CDS encoding UDP-N-acetylmuramoyl-L-alanyl-D-glutamate--2,6-diaminopimelate ligase, encoding MKLSELLAGHDHHILQGDPETTWITAGTTFDVGRVTPGSLFIAVPGHGEGGPGSVGPALARGAAAVLVDGGAPDLPMSAAGVCAVSVPDTRTAAAVVASRYFGAPGRQMDMVAITGTNGKTSVSYMVESVLRLSEGATVGVIGTAGSRIGDEPILMPRSVLTTPESPDLQYLLGCMRDRGAGSVVLEATSMALLTHRVDCAFIDVGVFTNLTQDHLDDHGTMENYRDAKLRLFQGLCRRAVVNADDPVGAGIQAMMPGAVTTYGLDTEAADYRATELTVDASGTRFVLHHDGRKYPAAIPVPGRYSVANALATVAACHALGHDLGGLVAALDRMPPVPGRFERFRTPRGTSVIVDYAHSPDSLDKVLTTIRGFAPGRVITVFGCGGDRDTTKRAEMGEIAGTHSDLCILTSDNPRNEDPEAILDQITPGLTATGTPFERFTDRRRAIAFALSAAGPDDIVLIAGKGSEPHQIVGEKLLPFSDMATVRELARA
- a CDS encoding S1 family peptidase: MVGGLLTLTTLTAAQAAPAPLTDPAKAAAIVDQLGNKRTAGIYYRNERLVVAVTDQAAAETVQSAGAVAEVVLHSTTELSSAKAKLDQLEGVPNTAWSIDQTSNRVNVQIYDGVSDADRSRIEKAVSGYGDAVDITEHSSKIESTAYAMRGGLGITSECTSGGSGWITTCTAGFNVQNASGKKYMLTAGHCMEDGAVTWHRRTGDIPLGRATDWVFGNGTDQSDYGVVGYSNSNVTPYGTIQYKDGSEGQISRSASAFEGEKVKRVGTMSQDLVGMVLATDVTVTYTDGITLRHMIEVSNCSVHGDSGGPLFSDETALGILSGGSYVDEPCGDSDPQADRSSFYEPVYKVLLWEGLKIYY
- a CDS encoding IS630 family transposase — its product is MSDLVGDARTWSPDAQEAVRLLAVSALVEGRDRVEVAALFKVSVRAVDNWWARWRAGGRDALLSRPRGRCAGEHQVLSEAEQAAVRQAVLDHTPSGLGLSGQLWTRGQIGRLIFKLYGVRFTEPGVGKYLKRWGLTFQRPDKRAIEQDAEGVRTWQEETWPAIRARAKAERGEILFADQVGIRSDQVTGRTWGVKGQTPVVRRTGNRFSVNAMSAISTKGRMHFMVFTESFDATVMCRFLARLVGHFGRKVHLIVDRHSAHRSKAVRAWLADHEEKIELHFLPSYSPELNPDELVNADLKRSLPHSHRARNQTELASETRRFFHRRQRQPHVITGYFKAPHVRYIIDE
- a CDS encoding MarR family winged helix-turn-helix transcriptional regulator, encoding MDDARLSEQLIDYLFAVRTQVHGELKDLAREAGLTDTQTDVLWRLSREEETTARRLADRLQCDASTATSMIDRLEKRGLVRRVPHPGDRRAKFIQLTPEGCDLRDRVVEHTLEHSPFARLDRESRLRLHALLREVVDGAASAGEATQ
- a CDS encoding SDR family NAD(P)-dependent oxidoreductase — its product is MNSTTTVITGGGSGLGLETARRLVRLGQSVVLVGRDEARTRAAADSLAALAPAGGNAAPPKTYTADLEQWSQVRFLAAKLAADGVPVDVLINNAGAAFPGYRQTADGVERTYAINHHAPFLLTHALLAEGALTDGARIINMSSFVEKRGRLDANDPDVAGTSWGNRFYNQPNVYATSKLVSLLAARELARRLPDGMYIYSANPGMVKGTAINSNAGGLMRLTAPLFKPFAIPVEEGVKTPVWLAGALPAPQPSGGYFTQSKADMPSRPAQDEALALRVYDKTAALLGIEPLKK
- a CDS encoding LysR family substrate-binding domain-containing protein: MRPVLTRFRALHPSVELRFREVFFSDPFGALRAGEVDAVSTWLPVREPDLTVGVVLREESLHLVVAADHPLARQESVSLEVLGDHIVPRLNGLLPAYWESAVLPARTPAGRPVRRGPAVATFYEILALVAAGDAVCTVPDEGRRYNAQTDVVYLPLHDAPPVQWALIWRTDRATPLVRALAEAATDCGDATGR